A genomic stretch from Vanrija pseudolonga chromosome 6, complete sequence includes:
- the SPBC16E9.10c gene encoding putative AAA domain-containing protein: MSGLSLNQSITAAWGTQPAASTSAAAAATKKRVRKTVAGLNSPASPGPDGTSTAPGSEPETAVRKKRVKRENREGRDDKYAPPDARLNQLGGLGKQVTQLMEIVALPLLHPEIYAHTGVPRPRGVLLHGVPGGGKTQLVRCLAGELGLPFITVSAPSIVSGMSGESERTLREHFDEAKKHAPCILFLDEVDAITPKRENAQREMERRIVAQLLTCMDELAASEKPVVIIGATNRPDSLDPALRRAGRFDHEIEMGVPSVEGREEILRVLCAPLSLSGEVDIRWLAKATPGYVGADLTALTTEAGVGAVKRIFESMSAQSAEPDAAMESMALDDRSGPFTDLSPELLATPIARFLASHPNPLTAEQLGNLVIVPDDFVAALKVVQPSAKREGFATVPDVTWADIGALGNVRDELHMAVVQPIRHPELFSVVGIDAPSGVLLWGPPGCGKTLLAKAVANESRCNFISVKGPELLNKYVGESERAVRQVFARARASSPCVIFFDELDALVPRRDDSMSESSARVVNTLLTELDGLDTRKAVYVIGATNRPDMIDPAMVRPGRLDKLLYVDLPTSSERLEILRTHTKRTPIDEASWGGIASIVTSHQCDGYSGADVAALVREAASLALRGALEAIGAFETDSDNMPTQRMMVSVDNFVAAASKTRASVSREQRARYERMRDKYAGVPAKGRRLREAEAEAEKEAKEGGDVGMMGLS, from the exons ATGAGCGGCTTGAGCCTCAACCAGTCGATCACAGCGGCGTGGGGCACGcagccggcggcctcgacgtcggcagccgcggcggccacaaAGAAGCGGGTCCGCAAGACGGTCGCGGGGCTCAACAGCCCTGCGAGCCCAGGACCAGACGGTACCTCCACTGCGCCGGGCAGCGAGCCCGAGACTGCTGTGCGCAAGAAGCGCGTCAAGAGAGAGAACCGCGAGGGACGGGACGACAAGTATGCGCCCCCGGACGCGCGCCTCAACCAGCTTGGAGGGCTGGGCAAGCAGGTCACCCAGCTCATGGAGATTGTCGCCTTGCCACTCCTCCATCCTGAAATCTACGCGCACACTGGCGTGCCGCGTCCGCGCggtgtgctgctgcatggCGTGCCGGGAGGCGGCAAGACGCAGCTCGTGCGGTGTCTGGCTGGT GAACTAGGCCTCCCCTTCATCAccgtctcggcgccctcCATCGTCTCGGGCATGTCGGGCGAGTCGGAGCGTACCCTTCGCGAGCACTTTGACGAGGCAAAG AAGCACGCGCCGTGTATCTTGTTtctggacgaggtcgacgccatcacGCCGAAGCGCGAGAACGCGCagcgcgagatggagcgccgcatcgtcgcgcagctcctgACGTGCATGGACGAGCTGGCAGCGTCCGAAAAGCCCGTGGTGATTATCGGTGCGACGAACCggcccgactcgctcgacccggcgCTCCGCCGCGCAGGGCGGTTCGACCACGAGATTGAGATGGGCGTGCCGAGCgtcgagggccgcgaggagATCCTGCGGGTCCTCTGCGCGCCGCTCAGCCTCTCGGGCGAGGTGGATATCCGGTGGCTGGCAAAGGCTACGCCTGGATATGTTGGTGCCGACTTGACGGCGTTAACGACCGAGGcaggcgtcggcgccgtcaagcGCATCTTCGAGTCCATGTCGGCCCAGTCGGCCGAGCCAGACGCCGCGATGGAGAGcatggcgctcgacgacagaTCTGGGCCGTTTACCGATCTCtcgcccgagctgctcgccacGCCGATCGCACGCTTCCTGGCCAGCCATCCCAACCCTTTGACCGCGGAGCAGCTCGGCAACCTCGTGATTGTGCCCGACGACtttgtcgccgcgctcaaggtCGTCCAGCCCAGTGCCAAGCGCGAGGGCTTTGCCACAGTGCCAGACGTCACCTGGGCCGACATTGGCGCGCTGGGAAACgtccgcgacgagctgcacaTGGCCGTCGTCCAGCCCATCCGCCACCCCGAGCTGTTCTCTGTTGTCGGCATCGACGCGCCGTCCGGCGTGCTCCTGTGGGGCCCGCCAGGATGTGGTAAAACACTCCTTGCCAAGGCCGTGGCCAACGAGTCGCGCTGCAACTTTATCTCCGTCAAGGGCCCCGAGCTGCTCAACAAGTACGTTGGTGAGAGTGAGCGCGCGGTCCGCCAGGTGTTTGCGCGTGCCCgtgcctcctcgccctgcgTCATCTTctttgacgagctcgacgcgctcgtgcccCGACGTGACGACTCAATG tcTGAATCCTCTGCGCGTGTGGTGAACACGCTGCTGACGGagcttgacggcctcgacaccCGCAAGGCTGTTTATGTTATTGGTGCGACCAACCGCCCGGACATGATCGACCCGGCCATGGTGCGACCTGGACGTCTCGACAAGCTGCTGTACGTCGACCTCCCGACGTCGTCTGAGCGTCTGGAGATTCTGCGCACGCACACGAAGCGCACGCCGATTGACGAGGCGTCATGGGGCGGCATTGCGTCGATTGTCACGTCGCACCAGTGTGACGGGTACAGTGGTGCGGACGTCGCGGCATTGGTGCGGGAAGCGGCGAGCCTCGCGCTTCGtggcgccctcgaggccattgGCGCGTTCGAAACCGACAGCGACAACATGCCGACGCAGCGCATGATGGTCAGCGTGGACAACTTTGTCGCTGCCGCGTCCAAGACCCGCGCGTCAGTGTCAAGAGAACAGCGGGCGCGGTACGAGCGCATGCGTGACAAGTATGCTGGCGTGCCGGCCAAGGGAAGGCGGTTGagggaggccgaggcggaggcagagaaggaggccaaggaagGGGGGGACGTGGGGATGATGGGTCTGAGCTGA
- the tsc1 gene encoding Tuberous sclerosis 1 — translation MSPVVTAVTHRLEGFPQDLSAFQLPSNPTKVELADIVSHLNILATTKNTPKARHSIAQVAALLPPEQALEDIELAWALDQGASVVAVESHIAAGLGQGVYDGRKWIRALAAAGTPRGRDVLVAWGTEHFDDFLEACESEFGNPALRIGILRIVVFLLLDAPYSPDVPYETTLMYRFASHSFFFSLLYSLLFDTNNQLFPVALSALSTVLPFAIQVWTDHVPLLMVVIGRAICWRDRPFTASGITKATGSTPTPRPNPKYNWTVCEATEVEAIAPTHTEKIVVQLVLIAFYGAWPSNLVGFVRNPDQYLDNKNIEPIYDVPWAEVWQPGLMGSRMLPLINGFQLHPSIMQFTSEEELRDEKRWDKYDPSEFVSTARIMSRTEDDPNTTFQFFNKPLMRLDPIPTEVTDHDPALETANFKDVDDITRLKEENELLRLEAMYNRRLGKQYLYHIGRLHKNSLRFNTDEAEIHTFLNKIKELTKTITTMTAELSQQRTEATQAQQKHVKWQEQLRDKVSGFREERRAWQTEATKIRSELSEANAMAKRLRDELAEARNKRFVLENQLLEVTPKVRHIADYETRIKQLTDTQMLWDSDIQKLRDAEVAAEELRGRVFELEKMMEVRDKLVAEQASNITKLERSVASQLATPEPTPPPKSPNQIPPPSFYINVADNTKKRCEKLERENLELNVEIERLRRLSLQTATGDVGHSLLYGGAA, via the exons ATGTCGCCAGTCGTGACAGCAG TGACCCACCGGCTTGAGGGCTTCCCCCAGGATCTTTCCGCCTTTCAGCTCCCATCAAACCCAACAAAAGTTGAACTCGCAGACATTGTATCGCATCTCAACATTCTCGCAACGACAAAAAACACGCCAAAGGCTCGGCACTCGATCGCCCAGGTCGCAGCCCTCCTGCCACCCGAGCAGGccctcgaggacattgagCTCGCATGGGCGCTCGACCAGGGCGCGAGTGTCGTGGCTGTTGAATCGCACATCGCCGCAGGCCTCGGACAGGGAGTGTACGACGGGCGGAAATGgatccgcgcgctcgccgccgccgggacTCCGAGAGGGCGAGATGTGCTGGTAGCCTGGGGAACAGAGCACTTTGAC GACTTTTTGGAGGCCTGCGAGTCAGAGTTTGGCAACCCGGCGCTACGCATCGGTATCCTCCGcatcgtcgtcttcctccttctcgacgcACCATACTCGCCAGATGTGCCCTACGAAACGACTCTGATGTACCGGTTCGCGTCCCactccttcttcttctcgctcCTCTACAGCCTGTTGTTCGACACCAACAACCAGCTCTTCCCTGTCGCGTTAAGCGCTCTCAGCACAGTGCTTCCATTCGCCATCCAAGTTTGGACAGACCACGTTCCCCTGTTGATGGTTGTGATCGGCCGCGCCATCTGCTGGCGTGATCGACCATTCACAGCTTCAGGAATCACCAAGGCAACGggatcgacgccgacgccacgaCCCAACCCCAAGTACAACTGGACAGTGTGCGAGGCAACGGAAGTCGAGGCGATTGCGCCAACCCACACGGAGAAGATTGTCGTGCAGCTGGTCCTGATTGCGTTCTACGGCGCATGGCCGTCCAATCTGGTCGGCTTTGTTCGCAACCCTGACCAGTACCTGGACAACAAGAACATTGAGCCAATTTACGACGTTCCATGGGCAGAGGTCTGGCAACCTGGACTGATGGGATCGCGCATGCTGCCCCTGATCAACGGCTTCCAGCTCCACCCGTCCATCATGCAGTTCACGTCCGAGGaagagctgcgcgacgagaagCGATGGGACAAGTATGACCCGTCCGAGTTTGTGTCGACGGCCCGGATCATGTCGAGGACAGAGGACGATCCCAACACGACATTCCAGTTCTTCAACAAGCCTTTGATGCGTCTCGATCCGATCCCCACCGAGGTCACAGACCATGACCCAGCACTGGAGACGGCCAACTTCAAGGACGTGGACGATATCACGCGTCTCAAAGAGGAGAATGAGTTATTGAGGCTGGAGGCGATGTATAACAGGCGGCTGGGCAAGCAGTATCTGTATC aCATCGGACGGCTCCACAAGAACTCTCTGCGATTCAAcaccgacgaggccgagatccACACTTTCCTCAACAAGATCAAGGAGTTGACAAAGACGATTACGACAATGACCGCCGAGCTATCGCAACAGCGCACCGAGGCCACGCAGGCGCAACAGAAGCACGTCAAGTGGCAGGAGCAGCTGCGTGACAAGGTGTCTGGATTCCGAGAGGAGCGACGAGCATGGCAGACCGAGGCTACCAAGATTCGGTCCGAGCTGAGCGAGGCCAACGCCATGGCCAagcggctgcgcgacgagctggccgaggcgcggaACAAGAGATTCGTCCTCGAAAACCAGCTGCTCGAAGTCACGCCAAAGGTTCGGCATATTGCAGACTACGAGACACGGATCAAGCAGCTCACCGACACGCAAATGCTTTGGGACAGCGACATCCAGAAGCTTCGGGatgccgaggtggcggcggaggagctgCGGGGACGGGTATTCGAACTCGAGAAGATGATGGAGGTGCGGGACAAGCTCGTGGCCGAGCAGGCGAGCAACATTACCAAACTCGAGCGGAGTGTCGCGAGCCAACTAGCCACGCCTGAgcccacgccaccaccaaaGTCGCCCAACCAGATCCCACCACCAAGCTTCTACATCAACGTTGCGGACAATACGAAGAAGCGGTgcgagaagctcgagcgcgagaacCTCGAACTCAACGTCGAGATTGAGCGCCTCCGCCGGCTATCACTGCAGACGGCGACAGGGGATGTGGGGCACAGCCTGCTctacggcggcgcggcgtag
- the sfp1_1 gene encoding Zinc finger protein sfp1: protein MQQTGFLPIPSGSNTGPATHAAAASAAASGSSFPRQASFGDIGQPGPSRWNESPAVSGLSTMMRNNGTPPGHQASPSSNPHSGFHPSSFGPLSFSALALGASQNGMGSSPYSSSMAMSISPPRWQPGSMGNGFGGGSFVGSVGALGTSYGRQAEGRERELEAKYVRDFTCCGRQLLGLHELLEHYEEEHANLAPDVRMAAINAVQSSKPPFQRSLSSQIGMSHGDAPQPPGMMDIEMDDPTPATPQAMLQQASVSGLTVGMAPGVPSPWSAAFRPPSLNPPACVPPSVLSYAPPAPSTPSTPVQQQARAPQLQTTQQQQTPQQSSAQSSPLTAEQMQARVMKKAQKKAEREAKEAAEEADHDLQPGEKRFRCPIEGCGKVYKQANGLKYHLTRSINSGHGNVAAMGGLMALLAEAKDDE from the exons ATGCAACAAACCGGCTTCCTCCCGATTCCATCAGGATCCAACACTGGCCCGGccacccacgccgccgccgcctccgccgccgccagtggcTCGAGCTTCCCCCGCCAAGCCAGCTTTGGTGACATTGGTCAGCCAGGCCCATCAAGATGGAACGAGTCGCCAGCAGTCTCGGGCCTCAGCACAATGATGCGTAACAATGG CACTCCGCCGGGGCACCAGGCATCACCATCGAGCAACCCCCACTCCGGGTTCCATCCCTCGTCGTTTGGCCCGctctccttctcggcccTGGCGCTCGGTGCATCCCAGAACGGCATGGGATCGTCGCCCTATAGCTCGTCAATGGCCATGAGCATTTCGCCCCCCAGGtggcagccaggcagcaTGGGCAACGGCTTTGGGGGCGGCAGTTTTGTCGGCAGTGTCGGTGCACTGGGCACAAGCTATGGCCGTCAAGCAGAGggacgcgagcgagagctcgaggccaagtaTGTTCGCGACTTTACCTGCTGCGGGCGCCAGCTGCTTGGCCTCCatgagcttctcgagca CTACGAAGAGGAGCACGCCAACTTGGCGCCAGATGTGCGCATGGCGGCCATCAACGCCGTGCAGAGCTCCAAACCCCCGTTCCAGCGGTCGCTCAGCTCGCAGATTGGCATGAGCCATGGTGACGCTCCGCAACCGCCTGGAATGATGGATATTGAAATGGACGACCCTAcaccggcgacgccgcaggCCATGCTGCAGCAGGCCAGCGTGTCGGGCCTTACCGTGGGGATGGCGCCGGGTGTGCCATCGCCTTGGTCGGCGGCCTTCCGTCCGCCGAGCCTCAACccgccggcgtgcgtgcCGCCAAGCGTGCTGTCgtacgcgccgccagcaccatccaccccgtcgaccccagtccagcagcaggcccGTGCACCCCAGCTCCAGACgacacaacaacaacagaCCCCCCAGCAGTCGTCGGCACAGTCTAGCCCCCTGACGGCGGAGCAGATGCAGGCGCGGGTGATGAAGAAGGCGCAGAAGAAGGCGGAGCGTGAAGCCaaggaggcggccgaggaggccgaccaCGACTTG CAACCTGGAGAGAAGAGGTTCCGATGCCCAATAGAGGGCTGTGGAAAGGTGTACAAGCAGGCCAACGGCCTCAAGTACCACCTGACACGGAGTATCAACTCTGGGCACGGCAATGTCGCTGCCATGGGCGGGCTGATGGCGTTgctggccgaggccaaggacgacgagtag
- the Mrto4 gene encoding mRNA turnover protein 4, producing MPKSKRQRVTTLSKTPGRTTKASKLALVNEIRENVDKFEHVWLFSVGDMRNEGLKDVRAQWRGTGRFFFGKTRVMAKALGVSAETEYEEGIGAIGRQLKGQIGIFCTSHPVSETVEWFETWSKKEYARQGAKATADITLPEGALLTPWSEDNNGDPFPHSMDPQLRALGLDTSLVRGVPSLKNAHVLCRKGEKLSSEKCRILKLLAVQMAEFKIVLGSHWTKGEGYVAGAELDAGEEDEDAGDMDED from the exons ATGCCCAAGTCCAAGCGCCAGAGGGTGACAACACTGTCCAAGACTCCGGGACGGACGACCAAGGCGTCCAAGCTGGCGCTCGTCAACGAGATCCGCGAAAACGTTGACAAGTTTGAGCATGTCTGGCTCttcagcgtcggcgacatgCGCAACGAGGGCCTCAAGGACGTGCGGGCCCAGTGGCGCGGGACGGGGCGCTTCTTCTTTGGCAAGACGCGCGTCATGGCCAAGGCGTTGGGTGTGAGCGCCGAGACCGAGTACGAGGAGGGCATTGGGGCTATTGGACGG CAACTCAAGGGCCAGATCGGCATCTTCTGCACCTCGCACCCCGTGTCCGAAACGGTCGAGTGGTTCGAGACGTGGTCCAAGAAGGAGTACGCGCGCCAGGGCGCCAAGGCGACGGCCGACATCACGCTGCCCGAGGGCGCGCTCCTCACCCCCTGGAGCGAGGACAACAACGGCGACCCGTTCCCGCACTCGATGGACCCGCagctccgcgcgctcggcctcgacacgaGCCTCGTtcgcggcgtgccgagcctCAAGAACGCCCACGTCCTCTGCcgcaagggcgagaagctGAGCAGCGAGAAGTGCCGTATTCTCAAGCTGCTCGCGGTGCAGATGGCT GAGTTCAAGATTGTCCTCGGCTCGCACTGGACAAAGGGAGAGGGATACgttgctggcgccgagctcgacgctggtgaggaggacgaggacgccggcgacatggacgaggacTAG
- the bqt4 gene encoding Bouquet formation protein 4, producing MPALPAAARLNEADLEAFTTTAPPPPYSESATDFPTTPQHVNRPRLPEGKRNHNLRNLPEDATLVKFQTIVREGQEIVVGRIKVPTPGPNQHAFILRRYDTQAISLTTMFKVSFPGATEEEEKKEMEWVRSSYDTRNTNGGRDCDAVRLAGQWVSRHLAIHLAPAYGISNLVTALSRAVPDPSVSYRKSQRSQAAADELAKQKASATGAPAAGTPTRAAPSLAAPATETAARTPKRARKTTSEAAGTPEASGSRVFTVEATTTVTAPAGTAVDMNAEIESAKQLVRDLKQQLRDRAAAGEDLEDQGFAQPESSRGAKRTAGETDEGVAVSSGAKGGERAIRTNKRVEQATPAVETAKRLAFGSILLGVGASAGYFLPQYLPQIGQFASQFF from the exons ATGCCAGcactccccgccgccgcccgcctcaacgaggccgacctcgaggcgttCACTaccaccgccccgcccccaccatACTCCGAGTCGGCGACCGACTTCCCCACGACGCCCCAGCACGTCAACCGCCCCCGTCTTCCAGAGGGAAAGCGCAACCACAACCTGCGTAACC TGCCAGAGGATGCCACCTTAGTCAAGTTCCAGACCATTGTCCGCGAGGGGCAGGAGATTGTCGTCGGCCGCATCAAGGTGCCCACC CCCGGCCCCAACCAGCATGCGTTCATCCTCCGCCGCTATGACACGCAGGCCATCTCGCTCACGACAATGTTCAAGGTGTCCTTCCCTGGcgccaccgaggaggaggagaagaaggagatgGAATGG GTCCGCTCTTCATACGACACGCGCAACACGAACGGTGGCCGTGACTGCGATGCCGTCCGCCTTGCTGGCCAGTG GGTCTCGCGCCACCTTGCCATCCACCTCGCCCCTGCGTATGGCATTTCCAACCTCGTGACGGCTCTCTCGCGCGCCGTTCCCGACCCCTCGGTCTCGTACCGCAAGTCGCAGCGCTCgcaggctgccgccgacgagctggccaagCAGAAGGCTTCGGCCACCggcgcgcctgccgctgGCACGCCCACCCGCGCTGccccgtcgctcgccgctcccGCTACCGAGaccgccgcccgcacgcCCAAGCGTGCGCGCAAGACCACCTCTGAGGCCGCTGGCACTCCCGAGGCGTCTGGCTCGCGTGTGTTCACTGTCGAGGCGACGACCACAGTCACTGCCCCCGCTGGCACTGCCGTCGACATGAacgccgagatcgagtcgGCCAAGCAGCTCGTCCGCGACCTGAAGCAGCAGCTCCGTGAccgtgccgctgctggcgaggacctcgaggaccAGGGCTTTGCTCAGCCCGAGAGCAGCAGAGGCGCCAAGCGCACCGCtggcgagacggacgagggTGTCGCCGTTTCGAGCGGAgccaagggcggcgagcgtgctATCCGCACGAACAAGCGCGTTGAGCAGGCCACCCCCGCTGTCGAGACGGCCAAGCGCCTCGCCTTTGGCTCCATCCTCCTGGGTGTCGGTGCCTCGGCTGGATA CTTCCTCCCCCAATACCTCCCTCAGATCGGCCAGTTTGCCTCGCAGTTCTTCTAG